In the genome of Sphingomonas naphthae, one region contains:
- a CDS encoding ABC transporter ATP-binding protein, protein MVKRFGEAIVVRGIDLSVAQGSIYGVLGPNGAGKTTTLRMLLGIIDPDAGTRTLLGHEAPIEAASQVGYMPEERGLYPAMTPREAIAFMGALRGVPLAEGRRRADGLLADAGLAESAAKPIRKLSKGMAQTVQLLGTIVHQPDLIVLDEPFSGLDAVNQARLEELIRAQVARGATVIFSTHVIAHAERLCERIAIIARGLVRFEGTVEQAREKLRPRVRLGTRAEDGPWRAALPADAARIDGLWQFDLPDGGVEPLLAALMAGGAGIETLSIERPGLHDAFVAIVGEAAAGDVAPAPADEAAA, encoded by the coding sequence TTGGTCAAACGCTTTGGCGAGGCCATTGTGGTGCGCGGCATCGACCTGTCGGTGGCGCAAGGCAGCATCTATGGCGTGCTCGGACCCAATGGCGCGGGCAAGACGACGACCTTGCGGATGCTGCTCGGCATCATCGATCCCGATGCCGGCACGCGTACCCTGCTGGGCCATGAAGCGCCGATCGAGGCGGCATCCCAGGTGGGCTATATGCCGGAGGAGCGCGGCCTCTATCCGGCGATGACGCCGCGCGAGGCCATCGCCTTCATGGGCGCGCTGCGCGGCGTGCCGCTGGCCGAGGGGCGCCGCCGCGCCGATGGCCTGCTCGCCGATGCCGGGCTGGCCGAGAGCGCCGCCAAGCCGATCCGCAAACTCTCCAAGGGCATGGCGCAGACGGTGCAGCTGCTCGGCACGATCGTCCACCAGCCCGACCTGATCGTGCTGGACGAGCCTTTCTCGGGCCTGGACGCGGTCAATCAGGCGCGGCTGGAGGAGCTGATCCGCGCGCAGGTGGCGCGCGGCGCGACGGTGATCTTCTCGACCCATGTGATCGCCCATGCCGAGCGGCTGTGCGAGCGCATCGCCATCATCGCGCGCGGCCTGGTGCGGTTCGAGGGGACGGTGGAGCAGGCGCGCGAGAAGCTGCGCCCCCGCGTCCGCCTCGGCACGCGCGCGGAGGACGGGCCGTGGCGCGCGGCGCTGCCGGCCGATGCCGCGCGGATCGACGGCCTGTGGCAGTTCGACCTGCCCGACGGCGGGGTCGAGCCGCTGCTGGCCGCGCTGATGGCGGGTGGCGCGGGCATCGAGACGCTCTCGATCGAGCGCCCCGGCCTGCACGACGCCTTCGTCGCGATCGTCGGCGAGGCGGCGGCGGGGGATGTCGCGCCCGCCCCGGCCGACGAGGCGGCGGCATGA
- a CDS encoding ABC transporter permease, whose translation MTRFLAAAWVIARRDYVASVFSRSFLFFLIGPLLPILAGVGTASLTAAGDRAADREVVAVLATGGEAKAIGDAAARLEGGLGQRRMPQLRILPPDRDVWRQTRALLGQREGAPIAVVAGGLAQPALFGTQAALDDLDGRIGLLLDVARERHKLGASAPPSPPLTRHAIVRAEPQNDRDGTRTIARTAQVVLFMLVLLLSGMLASNMIEEKSNKVIEILVAAVPVDAIFAGKLAAMLAMSLTGIAVWGATGALGMLLLSAGGFSGLPAPALGWPLFALLALLYFAASYLLVGGILLGIGAQASTPREVQTMTMPLTMGQALVFGLASAGAGQPDGPIGLAAAIFPFSSPFAMLSRAALLPGLWPHLLALAWQAAWLALIVTIGAGRFRRNVLQSGPAKPWRWAAWRRG comes from the coding sequence ATGACCCGCTTCCTCGCCGCCGCCTGGGTGATCGCCCGGCGCGACTATGTCGCCAGCGTCTTTTCGCGCAGCTTCCTGTTCTTCCTGATCGGCCCGCTGCTGCCGATCCTCGCCGGGGTCGGCACCGCCAGCCTCACCGCCGCCGGCGACCGCGCCGCCGATCGCGAGGTGGTCGCGGTGCTGGCGACCGGCGGCGAGGCGAAAGCCATCGGCGATGCCGCCGCGCGGCTGGAGGGCGGGCTCGGCCAGCGGCGGATGCCGCAGCTTCGCATCCTGCCGCCCGATCGCGACGTCTGGCGCCAGACCCGCGCGCTGCTGGGCCAGCGGGAGGGCGCGCCGATCGCGGTGGTGGCGGGCGGGCTCGCGCAGCCGGCGCTGTTCGGCACGCAGGCCGCGCTCGACGATCTGGACGGGCGGATCGGCCTGCTGCTCGATGTCGCGCGCGAACGTCACAAATTGGGCGCCAGCGCCCCGCCGAGCCCGCCGCTCACCCGCCATGCCATCGTCCGCGCCGAGCCCCAGAATGACCGCGACGGCACGCGCACGATCGCCCGCACCGCGCAGGTGGTGCTGTTCATGCTCGTGCTGCTGCTGTCGGGCATGCTCGCCTCGAACATGATCGAGGAGAAATCCAACAAGGTGATCGAGATATTGGTCGCGGCCGTGCCGGTCGACGCGATCTTCGCGGGCAAGCTGGCGGCGATGCTGGCCATGTCGCTGACGGGCATCGCCGTGTGGGGCGCGACGGGCGCGCTGGGGATGCTGCTGCTGAGCGCCGGCGGCTTCTCCGGCCTGCCGGCCCCGGCGCTGGGCTGGCCGCTGTTCGCCTTGCTCGCCCTGCTCTACTTCGCGGCAAGCTATCTGCTGGTCGGCGGGATCCTGCTGGGCATCGGCGCGCAGGCCTCCACCCCGCGCGAGGTGCAGACGATGACCATGCCGTTGACGATGGGACAGGCGCTCGTCTTCGGCCTCGCCTCGGCCGGCGCCGGCCAGCCCGACGGCCCGATCGGCCTGGCCGCCGCGATCTTCCCTTTCTCCTCCCCCTTCGCGATGCTGTCGCGCGCGGCGCTGCTGCCGGGCCTGTGGCCGCATCTGCTGGCGCTGGCGTGGCAGGCGGCGTGGCTGGCGCTGATCGTCACCATCGGCGCGGGCCGTTTCCGCCGCAACGTGCTGCAATCCGGGCCGGCGAAGCCGTGGCGATGGGCGGCGTGGCGGCGCGGATAG
- a CDS encoding cysteine synthase A, which yields MPVHPHALSLIGNTPLVRLHGPSEATGCEILAKCEFLNPGGSVKDRAALYIIEDAEARGQLIAGGTIVEGTAGNTGIGLALVGNAKGYRTIIVIPETQSQEKKDTLRALGAELIEVAPTAYSNPAHYVHTSRRIAEETPNALWSNQFDNTANRMAHIRGTAPEIWEQTGGRIDGFTCSCGTGGTLAGVGLGLKEFRDDIVIGLTDPHGASLYEFFAHGELKADGSSVAEGIGQSRITANLESAPIDTQFRISDEEGLAQTFALLRDEGLCVGLSSGINVAGAMALAREMGPGNTIVTILCDSGMRYLSTVFNPAWLAAKGLPAPAWLKR from the coding sequence ATGCCCGTCCACCCCCACGCGCTTTCGCTGATCGGCAACACGCCGCTCGTCCGCCTGCATGGCCCGTCCGAAGCGACCGGCTGCGAAATCCTCGCCAAGTGCGAGTTCCTGAACCCCGGCGGTTCGGTGAAGGATCGCGCGGCGCTTTACATCATCGAGGATGCCGAGGCGCGCGGGCAGCTGATCGCGGGCGGCACCATCGTCGAGGGGACGGCGGGCAATACCGGCATCGGCCTGGCGCTGGTCGGCAATGCCAAGGGCTATCGCACGATCATCGTGATCCCCGAGACGCAGAGCCAGGAGAAGAAGGACACGCTGCGCGCGCTGGGCGCCGAGCTTATCGAGGTGGCGCCGACCGCCTATTCCAACCCCGCGCACTACGTCCACACCTCGCGCCGCATCGCCGAGGAGACGCCGAACGCGCTGTGGTCCAACCAGTTCGACAACACCGCGAACCGCATGGCCCACATCCGCGGCACCGCGCCCGAAATCTGGGAGCAGACCGGCGGCCGGATCGACGGCTTCACCTGTTCGTGCGGCACCGGCGGCACCCTGGCGGGCGTGGGACTGGGCCTGAAGGAATTTCGCGACGACATCGTGATCGGCCTGACCGACCCGCACGGCGCCTCGCTCTACGAATTTTTCGCCCACGGCGAGCTGAAGGCGGACGGAAGCTCGGTCGCCGAAGGCATCGGCCAGAGCCGCATCACCGCCAACCTCGAAAGCGCCCCCATCGACACCCAGTTCCGCATCTCGGACGAGGAAGGGCTGGCCCAGACCTTCGCCCTGCTGCGCGACGAGGGGCTGTGCGTGGGCCTGTCCTCCGGCATCAACGTGGCGGGCGCCATGGCGCTGGCGCGCGAGATGGGGCCGGGCAACACGATCGTGACCATCCTGTGCGATTCGGGGATGCGCTATCTGTCGACCGTGTTCAATCCGGCGTGGCTGGCGGCGAAGGGCCTGCCGGCGCCGGCGTGGTTGAAGCGGTAG
- a CDS encoding phosphatase PAP2 family protein has product MDRLPNLVARGLSIGGHPALLVPGCALAALAARGGSAGMILRFGLILGLLALVLMGWSWWQVRRKRWQHVDASRPVERRRLNLFAIALFGAGAGGALIGGAPDLALGLVGGILILAIALVTSRWCKLSLHVAFAMLVVAIGAFIAPWAPVVLLALASAIGWARLRLGRHGPVDVIAGALAGALAGVVTVSGHAFLQAGL; this is encoded by the coding sequence ATGGACCGCCTGCCCAACCTCGTCGCGCGCGGCCTGTCGATCGGGGGGCATCCGGCTCTGCTGGTGCCGGGCTGCGCGCTGGCGGCGCTGGCGGCGCGGGGTGGATCGGCGGGGATGATCCTGCGCTTCGGGCTCATTCTCGGGTTGCTGGCATTGGTGCTGATGGGCTGGTCGTGGTGGCAGGTGCGGCGCAAGCGGTGGCAACATGTCGATGCCAGCCGGCCGGTCGAGCGGCGGCGGCTCAACCTGTTCGCGATTGCGCTGTTCGGGGCGGGCGCCGGGGGTGCGCTGATCGGCGGCGCGCCCGATCTGGCGCTGGGGCTGGTGGGCGGCATCCTGATCCTCGCCATCGCGCTGGTCACGAGCCGCTGGTGCAAGCTGTCGCTCCATGTCGCCTTCGCGATGCTGGTGGTGGCGATCGGGGCGTTCATCGCACCGTGGGCGCCGGTGGTGCTGCTGGCGCTGGCGTCGGCGATCGGCTGGGCGCGGTTGCGGCTGGGGCGGCATGGCCCCGTGGACGTGATCGCGGGCGCGCTGGCCGGTGCGCTTGCGGGGGTAGTGACGGTCTCAGGCCACGCTTTCCTGCAAGCGGGGCTGTAG
- a CDS encoding acyltransferase family protein has product MGGKGWAPEAAATQTFVVMDAIRALAALLVVISHVRDIVLLDWPGGGAVARLLYVVTGFGHQAVILFFVLSGFWIAKTVAARGADLDTGDYLVDRLSRLWMVIVPTVALTWLLDTIGIRLNGPALYVGEWGTHSILDAADNLGAANILGSLAFLQKIVVPPIGSNGPLWSTAYEFWYYLWYPVIVLALRRRVSILIPSLLLAILYPAMLIGFGCWLMGAGLYLARQRYPVAGIGAARGAGLVGAILMAAAILVARMGLVGEPIDLLLGAGFALLLAMLLWAPPSIALPIGPLARYGAASSFSLYAIHYPIAALLASSILSGRLPFGAASVGLILAIALVCMIVAAFFSRVTEAQTGRVRGAIKRRLGLQPRLQESVA; this is encoded by the coding sequence ATGGGCGGGAAAGGCTGGGCGCCAGAGGCAGCGGCAACGCAGACCTTCGTCGTCATGGACGCCATCCGGGCGCTCGCGGCCCTGCTCGTCGTCATCAGCCATGTGCGCGATATCGTGCTGTTGGACTGGCCGGGCGGCGGGGCCGTTGCGCGGCTGCTTTATGTCGTCACGGGTTTCGGCCATCAGGCGGTCATCCTCTTCTTCGTCCTGTCGGGTTTCTGGATCGCCAAGACGGTCGCAGCGCGCGGCGCGGATCTCGACACCGGTGACTATCTGGTCGATCGGCTGAGCCGGCTGTGGATGGTGATCGTGCCCACCGTGGCGCTGACATGGTTGCTGGACACGATCGGCATCCGGCTCAACGGCCCGGCGCTCTATGTCGGCGAATGGGGCACGCACAGCATCCTCGACGCGGCGGACAATCTCGGCGCGGCCAACATCCTCGGCAGCCTCGCCTTCCTCCAGAAGATCGTCGTGCCGCCGATCGGCAGCAACGGGCCGCTGTGGAGCACGGCCTACGAATTCTGGTATTATCTCTGGTATCCGGTGATCGTGCTGGCGCTGCGCCGCCGGGTCTCGATCCTGATCCCGTCGCTGCTGCTGGCGATCCTGTACCCCGCGATGCTGATCGGTTTCGGCTGCTGGCTGATGGGAGCCGGACTGTATCTGGCGCGGCAGCGATATCCGGTCGCCGGCATCGGGGCGGCGCGGGGGGCCGGCCTCGTCGGCGCGATCCTGATGGCCGCCGCCATCCTCGTCGCGCGGATGGGCCTCGTCGGCGAGCCGATCGATCTGTTGCTGGGGGCGGGCTTCGCGCTGCTACTGGCGATGCTGCTATGGGCGCCGCCGAGCATCGCGCTGCCGATCGGGCCGCTGGCGCGCTACGGGGCGGCGAGCAGCTTCTCGCTCTACGCCATCCATTATCCGATCGCGGCTTTGCTCGCCTCGTCGATCCTGAGCGGCCGCCTGCCCTTTGGCGCGGCGAGCGTCGGCCTGATCCTCGCGATCGCGCTGGTCTGCATGATCGTCGCCGCCTTCTTCTCCCGCGTGACCGAAGCCCAAACCGGGCGGGTGCGCGGGGCGATCAAGCGGCGGCTGGGGCTACAGCCCCGCTTGCAGGAAAGCGTGGCCTGA
- the obgE gene encoding GTPase ObgE translates to MHFLDQAKIFIRSGAGGGGAVSFRREKFIEYGGPDGGNGGKGGDIIFEAVAGLNTLIDFRYTQHFRAPRGKGGSGSNRTGGGGEDLVIKVPVGTQIISDEDRETVLADFVTPGEKVVFFRGGDGGRGNATYKTSTNRAPRQHGTGWPGEEAWVWLRLKLLADVGLVGLPNAGKSTFINAVTNAHAKVGAYPFTTVRPQLGVARRHNREFVIADIPGLIEGAADGAGIGDRFLGHVERCRVLLHLIDASGDDPIEAWEIVRGELDAYGAGLVEKPEIVALNKSDAVDAKTLAKLSKKLAKLCGQEPMILSGAAGTGVDEVLDRMIDILGPIEAPVAKTDAEEAAEPWSPI, encoded by the coding sequence ATGCATTTTCTCGATCAGGCCAAGATTTTCATCCGTTCCGGCGCGGGCGGCGGTGGTGCCGTCAGCTTCCGGCGGGAGAAGTTCATCGAATATGGCGGCCCCGACGGCGGCAACGGCGGCAAGGGCGGCGACATCATCTTTGAAGCCGTCGCCGGCCTCAACACGCTCATCGACTTCCGCTACACTCAGCATTTCCGCGCCCCGCGCGGCAAGGGCGGATCGGGATCGAACCGCACCGGCGGCGGGGGCGAGGATCTCGTCATCAAGGTGCCGGTGGGAACGCAGATCATCTCCGACGAGGATCGCGAGACGGTGCTGGCCGATTTCGTCACCCCCGGCGAGAAGGTCGTGTTCTTCCGCGGCGGCGACGGCGGGCGCGGGAACGCCACCTACAAGACCTCCACCAACCGCGCCCCGCGCCAGCATGGCACCGGCTGGCCGGGCGAGGAGGCGTGGGTCTGGCTGCGGCTGAAGCTGCTGGCCGACGTCGGGCTGGTCGGCCTGCCCAACGCGGGCAAGTCCACCTTCATCAACGCCGTCACCAACGCCCATGCCAAGGTCGGCGCCTATCCCTTCACCACCGTCCGCCCGCAGCTGGGCGTGGCGAGGCGGCACAATCGCGAATTCGTGATCGCCGACATCCCCGGCCTGATCGAGGGCGCGGCCGACGGCGCCGGCATCGGCGATCGCTTCCTCGGCCATGTCGAGCGCTGCCGCGTGCTGCTCCACCTGATCGACGCCAGCGGCGACGACCCGATCGAGGCGTGGGAGATCGTGCGCGGCGAACTCGACGCTTATGGCGCGGGCCTGGTCGAGAAGCCCGAGATCGTGGCGCTCAACAAATCCGACGCGGTCGATGCCAAGACCTTGGCGAAGCTCTCCAAGAAGCTCGCCAAATTGTGCGGGCAGGAGCCGATGATCCTGTCGGGCGCCGCCGGCACCGGCGTGGACGAGGTGCTGGACCGGATGATCGACATCCTCGGCCCGATCGAGGCGCCGGTCGCCAAGACGGACGCCGAGGAAGCGGCGGAGCCCTGGTCGCCGATCTGA
- a CDS encoding c-type cytochrome, translated as MALAACSSPAPQVDDKLARAAKLSAYKGDAARGQTVFAACRTCHSLAPDVNLAGPSLFGVVDRPAGTVPGYHYSPANRASHVVWSEQRLFTYLRNPREELPGTFMSFGGINDPQARADVVAYLKTLK; from the coding sequence TTGGCGTTGGCCGCCTGCTCCTCCCCGGCCCCGCAAGTTGACGACAAGCTCGCCCGCGCCGCCAAGCTCTCGGCCTACAAGGGCGACGCCGCGCGCGGCCAGACCGTCTTCGCCGCCTGCCGCACCTGCCACAGCCTCGCGCCAGATGTTAACCTCGCCGGTCCCAGCCTGTTCGGCGTGGTCGATCGGCCCGCCGGCACGGTTCCCGGCTACCATTATTCCCCCGCCAACCGCGCCAGCCATGTGGTGTGGAGCGAGCAGCGCCTCTTCACCTACCTCCGCAACCCGCGCGAGGAATTGCCCGGCACCTTCATGTCGTTCGGCGGGATCAACGATCCGCAGGCGCGGGCCGATGTGGTGGCGTATCTGAAGACGCTGAAATGA